The following coding sequences lie in one Paenibacillus durus ATCC 35681 genomic window:
- a CDS encoding helix-turn-helix transcriptional regulator: protein MPKSKRLLELMLTVNRKKKFTVKELALEFGVSSRTILRDLQELGELGVPLYSEVGPHGGYQVLNERILPPIAFTEEEAVALFFACHALRHYSFIPFETEASSALGKFYHYMSGDVRDRIDQMKNRVDFVIPARQAESPFLSSLLDASVMQKIVRIGYKSQENVTVRDIQPIGIYASSGLWYCPAYCFLRGGVRLFRCDRIVSVEEGDPGIQPLDLHSVHLGNWEDAFSDKSLYTRCRVQLSEEGVRVCEAELGRRGLLQVREDGTGWIDGDIPNSEIPYFARLFIGLGSDAQVAEPPELIDHMRVKLKELLAKYDA, encoded by the coding sequence ATGCCCAAATCGAAACGGCTGCTGGAGCTGATGCTGACTGTCAACCGCAAGAAAAAATTTACCGTCAAGGAGCTTGCACTGGAGTTCGGCGTGTCATCGAGGACCATATTAAGGGATCTGCAGGAGCTTGGAGAGCTTGGCGTTCCTTTATATTCGGAAGTCGGGCCGCATGGCGGGTACCAGGTGCTGAACGAGCGAATCCTGCCGCCTATCGCTTTTACCGAGGAGGAAGCGGTCGCCCTTTTTTTCGCCTGCCATGCCTTGCGTCATTACTCTTTTATTCCCTTTGAGACGGAGGCTTCATCAGCGCTTGGAAAATTCTATCATTATATGTCCGGAGACGTGCGGGACCGGATTGACCAGATGAAGAACCGGGTGGATTTCGTCATTCCTGCCAGGCAGGCCGAGTCTCCCTTTCTGTCCAGTCTGCTTGATGCGTCCGTGATGCAAAAGATCGTGCGGATCGGATACAAATCACAGGAGAACGTTACGGTCCGGGACATTCAGCCGATCGGCATTTATGCCAGCAGCGGCCTGTGGTACTGTCCGGCGTATTGCTTTCTGCGCGGCGGCGTGCGGCTGTTCCGGTGCGACCGGATCGTAAGCGTGGAGGAGGGGGACCCCGGAATACAGCCGTTGGACCTGCACAGCGTTCATTTGGGCAACTGGGAGGATGCTTTTTCGGACAAAAGCCTGTATACCCGCTGCCGCGTTCAACTAAGCGAGGAGGGGGTGCGGGTGTGCGAGGCGGAGCTGGGACGGCGGGGGCTGCTGCAGGTTCGGGAGGACGGCACCGGCTGGATTGACGGCGATATTCCGAATAGTGAAATTCCTTACTTCGCCAGATTGTTCATCGGGCTTGGCAGCGACGCCCAGGTTGCGGAACCGCCAGAGCTGATCGACCATATGAGGGTAAAGCTGAAGGAGTTGCTGGCTAAGTATGACGCGTAA
- a CDS encoding DinB family protein — translation MQAVSEMKGLLFAELEHIVRTSSKLIAKISPEHQDYRPRDNMRSLLELAQHLVSVPSVDLLILQEHGQPEIRRMEEEINQDSASEKLSAWMDKGFQDLKAYMEGLSEEDFLHKSTKPFYLEHGSVQAKWLIEIVTHAQHHRAQLFNYMKELGYDVNMFDLY, via the coding sequence ATGCAAGCCGTAAGTGAAATGAAAGGTCTGCTGTTTGCAGAACTGGAGCATATCGTCCGGACCTCGTCCAAGCTGATTGCTAAAATCTCCCCGGAGCACCAGGATTACCGTCCCCGGGACAATATGCGTTCCCTGCTGGAGCTGGCCCAGCATCTTGTATCCGTTCCCTCAGTCGATCTGCTGATCCTGCAGGAACACGGGCAGCCGGAAATCCGGAGGATGGAAGAAGAGATTAATCAGGACAGCGCTTCGGAAAAATTGTCGGCATGGATGGACAAAGGCTTTCAGGATCTGAAAGCGTACATGGAGGGACTGAGCGAGGAGGACTTCCTGCACAAATCCACCAAGCCGTTCTATCTGGAGCATGGTTCCGTGCAGGCCAAATGGTTGATCGAGATCGTCACTCATGCCCAGCATCACCGGGCGCAGCTCTTCAATTATATGAAGGAACTGGGCTATGACGTGAACATGTTCGATCTGTACTGA
- a CDS encoding alpha/beta fold hydrolase, whose translation MMADHKRHPVAAGYTRKFFEGPDTTLSYIDFGGGGFPMIALHGHMNEGLFAQDLARTLACEYHVIALDQRGHGESGRPLSYDNERYVDDALALLNHLGIDKAVLFGHSLGGVVAYRLAARCPERVRSLIIEDIGAVVNDDLSFAGQWPRRAPTKEAMIAAMGRLGPAFAYSMREYRDGWGLPFVPEDMAVSQRHLNGDHWDDWLATDCPALLLHGMRSTCLSYEQAEEMAARRPNTRLVHLEAGHSIHFEARDQFLEAIQAFLKPIRSEQ comes from the coding sequence ATGATGGCCGATCATAAACGTCACCCTGTTGCAGCGGGCTACACCCGGAAGTTCTTTGAAGGTCCCGATACAACCCTGTCGTATATCGACTTTGGGGGCGGCGGATTTCCAATGATTGCCCTGCATGGCCATATGAACGAAGGCTTGTTCGCGCAGGATCTGGCCCGGACACTGGCATGTGAATACCACGTCATCGCACTGGACCAGCGGGGACACGGAGAATCGGGCCGCCCTTTAAGCTACGATAACGAACGCTACGTCGACGATGCGCTGGCGCTGCTTAATCATCTTGGCATTGATAAAGCCGTACTGTTCGGCCACTCTCTCGGAGGCGTCGTCGCTTACCGGCTGGCGGCGCGGTGCCCGGAGCGGGTGCGTTCGTTGATTATTGAGGATATTGGCGCGGTCGTGAACGACGACCTGAGCTTTGCGGGCCAGTGGCCGCGGCGAGCGCCGACGAAGGAAGCGATGATTGCCGCTATGGGGCGGCTTGGCCCGGCCTTCGCTTACTCGATGCGGGAGTACAGGGACGGCTGGGGGCTGCCCTTTGTCCCTGAAGATATGGCGGTCTCCCAGCGCCATCTAAACGGCGATCACTGGGACGATTGGCTCGCGACTGATTGTCCCGCTCTTCTTCTGCACGGTATGAGGAGCACATGCCTGTCTTACGAGCAGGCGGAGGAGATGGCTGCCCGAAGACCGAACACGAGGCTTGTTCATTTGGAAGCCGGCCATTCCATCCATTTTGAAGCGCGAGACCAGTTTCTTGAAGCGATTCAGGCTTTTCTTAAACCGATCAGAAGCGAACAATAG
- a CDS encoding putative bifunctional diguanylate cyclase/phosphodiesterase, which yields MLRKNNSKRTHSSITFRRSSQGEINSEPMNTYTFSPLRGASRIAGIYFIVGCLWILLTDRAVSALTNSAELITTINMIKGWFFVFMTALLIFVLILGTLKRIRKVEQDLEGSYKKMMMTHENLESAYEEITATEEELRQQYDQLIENQRKLRESEEKMQHLAYHDLLTDLPNKLNLYENAANILADSNGTAALMFVDIDNFKYINDTMGHGFGDRLIINASERLLSIVGTGGVIYRFGGDEFIILLHSLKDKADANMMAARILAGLKEAVVIDNSLLHISTSIGISLYPDHGSDIMELVKRADIAMYKAKEAGKGNFVVFDNPLNDTFAERMNIEKLLYTAMEQNEFELFYQPQVDLALNKVTGLEALLRWNSPELGNVSPFKFIKVAEDSHLIIPLGSWVLRRACAFLKKLHKQGYGQLTMSVNISMLQLLQTDFNELVLDTLQSSGLKPDYLELEITESILIESYEVVSAKLNELRDKNIKIALDDFGTGYSSLSYLTHLPISTLKIDKSFIDSIPAETNHAILLEQIMMIGKRMKMCVVAEGVERADQLTYLQDQGCDKIQGYLYSKPLAAKDMEQLLARWESSGIAAACMEP from the coding sequence ATGCTGCGAAAAAACAACAGTAAACGTACCCATAGCTCCATTACATTCAGAAGAAGTTCGCAGGGAGAAATCAATTCGGAGCCTATGAATACCTATACCTTCAGTCCTCTGCGCGGGGCCTCCAGAATTGCCGGTATTTACTTTATTGTCGGATGTTTATGGATTCTTCTGACCGACAGAGCGGTTTCAGCTCTCACCAATAGCGCCGAATTGATCACCACGATAAATATGATCAAAGGATGGTTCTTTGTTTTCATGACGGCACTGCTTATCTTTGTTCTTATTCTAGGAACGCTTAAGCGAATCAGGAAGGTAGAGCAAGATTTAGAGGGATCCTATAAAAAAATGATGATGACCCATGAAAATCTGGAATCCGCGTACGAGGAAATCACAGCTACAGAAGAGGAACTGAGGCAGCAGTACGACCAGTTAATCGAGAATCAGCGCAAGCTCCGCGAGAGCGAGGAGAAGATGCAGCATCTGGCCTACCACGATTTACTGACCGATCTGCCCAACAAACTGAACTTGTACGAGAACGCGGCAAATATTCTTGCAGACTCGAACGGAACTGCCGCCTTAATGTTTGTGGATATCGATAACTTTAAATATATTAATGATACGATGGGTCATGGGTTCGGAGACCGTCTCATTATTAATGCAAGTGAAAGACTGCTTTCCATCGTAGGAACAGGCGGGGTCATTTACCGGTTCGGAGGCGATGAATTCATCATTCTCCTGCATTCCCTGAAGGACAAGGCGGATGCAAACATGATGGCGGCCCGCATTCTTGCCGGACTTAAAGAGGCGGTCGTTATCGACAACAGTCTTTTGCACATCAGCACCAGTATTGGAATCAGTCTTTACCCCGATCATGGAAGCGATATTATGGAACTAGTCAAACGGGCGGACATTGCCATGTATAAGGCGAAAGAAGCGGGCAAAGGCAATTTTGTCGTGTTCGATAATCCCCTAAATGATACATTTGCCGAAAGAATGAACATAGAGAAGCTGTTATATACCGCGATGGAACAAAATGAGTTTGAACTCTTCTATCAGCCTCAAGTGGATCTGGCGCTGAATAAAGTGACCGGTCTGGAAGCCCTTCTACGCTGGAACAGCCCTGAATTAGGCAATGTCTCTCCATTCAAATTTATCAAAGTGGCTGAAGATTCGCATTTGATTATTCCGCTCGGAAGCTGGGTTTTACGCAGAGCCTGCGCGTTCCTGAAGAAGCTTCACAAGCAGGGCTACGGACAATTGACAATGTCGGTTAATATTTCGATGCTGCAGCTGCTGCAGACCGATTTTAATGAGCTGGTGCTTGATACGCTGCAATCTTCCGGTCTTAAGCCCGACTATCTGGAACTGGAAATCACCGAGTCCATATTGATCGAATCCTACGAGGTTGTCAGCGCCAAATTGAACGAACTGAGAGACAAGAATATCAAAATTGCGCTGGACGATTTCGGGACAGGTTATTCTTCTTTAAGCTACCTGACCCATCTGCCGATCTCCACTTTAAAAATTGACAAGTCCTTTATTGACTCCATTCCGGCGGAGACGAATCATGCGATACTGCTCGAACAAATTATGATGATCGGCAAACGGATGAAGATGTGCGTAGTTGCGGAGGGCGTGGAGAGAGCGGACCAGCTGACCTATTTGCAGGATCAGGGCTGCGACAAAATCCAGGGTTATCTGTACAGCAAGCCGCTCGCCGCAAAGGACATGGAACAGTTGTTGGCCAGATGGGAAAGCTCCGGAATCGCTGCCGCCTGTATGGAACCATAA
- a CDS encoding efflux RND transporter permease subunit yields the protein MTWLTKWSFGNKAATGLLIVMALIVGVMSYSSLPMEFLPEADNPQVTVTAIGPGQDTHAMEEQVTKPIENALIMIKGKTEMTSTSGNGYTKVDINFDSKTNMKDAAQEVQKAVDALQFPQGVMRPFVLQLNTSMIPVASATLSFDEGITEQNLKMAETEIIPELQKIDGVANVAFYGKTAPQVTVKLDPQLMAEKKVSIPQITGLLQGRNVSASVGEQTIGGQTGSVNVVSSIDSVDTLKRLPVSPGVTLQDIASVQVKSDQESISRSNGKDVLFLAVTKEANANAVDVGNKVKDAVKNINSTVKGAEAEVVFSTSDMVVDSVNSMMREVLLGALFATIVILIFLRNLRATLVTAVSIPLSLAVTLYLLDISGITLNVITLGGVAVAVGRLVDDSIVVIENIYRRLQKEPFSVDMMISATKEVARAITSSTIVTVAVFLPIGLLRGSMQAFLLPFALTVTYSLLTSLVVALTVVPLLSSVMLRNTSMKEHEPSKWFQRFLKWNLNRKWVSLSLGLIILIASIAAYMNMPKGALDASDASSVAIELKYPNDTPVAQVLEQGKRLEQEIMKQPQAKTVIMQSGNSADSAKWGNLSSPTLVNYSVVMKENADAQAFIDKIRGLQSSYPGASLAANEGGMMGSSSTNEYIDIVGDDLTKITAAADQVMDKVKTIDGIRKISSNMEDTKPVFAFKVNPAQANAQEISMQLAGMLNPMPLGQMELNGSSAAVVLSPLAQPKSQTDLQGITLMTSTGPKQLSQLATLEVRNEPAMLYRKDGKPYARITAEVDPKKVSEIGASIKKETDSIKLPEGVTLVSGGASADQAGDFKDLGMTALISIGLIYLIMVITFKTLRAPLAIIFSLPLAAIGAVIGLLVSGVTPDFTAVFGALMLIGIVVTNAIVLIDRVKHNEEHMSIREALLEAAGTRMRPILMTAIATICAMLPLLFGHSEQGSIVSQSLAIVVVGGLTAATVLTLVVVPAIYELFYFRKSAKQRKKALKQAA from the coding sequence ATGACGTGGTTGACAAAATGGTCGTTTGGCAACAAGGCGGCCACAGGGCTGCTGATTGTGATGGCGCTCATAGTGGGAGTGATGAGCTACAGCTCACTGCCGATGGAGTTCTTGCCGGAGGCGGATAATCCGCAGGTGACGGTAACGGCGATTGGTCCCGGCCAGGACACGCATGCGATGGAGGAGCAGGTGACCAAGCCCATCGAGAATGCTCTGATAATGATCAAAGGTAAGACGGAGATGACGTCCACCTCGGGAAACGGCTACACCAAAGTGGACATTAATTTTGACTCCAAGACGAATATGAAGGATGCCGCGCAGGAGGTGCAGAAGGCGGTCGACGCGCTGCAGTTTCCTCAGGGAGTAATGCGGCCGTTCGTTCTTCAGTTAAATACCTCCATGATTCCGGTAGCCTCGGCTACTCTTTCGTTCGACGAAGGAATAACTGAACAGAACTTGAAGATGGCGGAGACGGAGATTATTCCCGAACTGCAAAAGATCGATGGGGTTGCGAACGTCGCGTTCTACGGCAAAACCGCGCCGCAGGTAACGGTCAAGCTTGACCCGCAGCTTATGGCCGAAAAGAAAGTATCCATCCCGCAAATTACCGGTCTGCTTCAAGGCCGGAACGTATCGGCTTCCGTCGGGGAGCAGACGATCGGCGGCCAGACCGGCAGTGTTAATGTCGTTTCTTCCATTGACAGCGTCGATACCTTGAAACGCCTGCCGGTTTCGCCCGGAGTGACGCTTCAGGATATCGCGTCGGTTCAGGTGAAGAGTGATCAGGAAAGCATCAGTCGCTCGAACGGCAAGGATGTGCTGTTCTTGGCAGTAACGAAAGAAGCCAATGCCAACGCGGTTGATGTCGGCAATAAAGTCAAGGATGCAGTAAAGAACATTAATTCGACCGTAAAAGGCGCGGAAGCTGAGGTAGTATTCAGCACCTCGGATATGGTGGTTGATTCTGTGAACAGCATGATGCGTGAAGTGCTGCTCGGCGCTCTGTTTGCGACCATTGTTATTCTGATATTCCTGCGCAATTTGCGGGCAACACTCGTAACAGCCGTTTCCATTCCACTGTCGCTGGCCGTTACCTTATATCTGCTCGATATCTCGGGTATCACGCTGAATGTTATCACACTCGGCGGGGTAGCGGTTGCGGTTGGCCGTCTGGTCGACGACAGTATCGTGGTTATCGAGAACATTTACCGCAGACTGCAGAAAGAGCCCTTCTCCGTTGACATGATGATCAGCGCGACGAAGGAAGTTGCCCGGGCGATTACGTCCTCGACGATTGTCACTGTCGCCGTCTTCCTGCCGATAGGTCTGCTGCGCGGCAGTATGCAGGCGTTCCTGTTGCCTTTTGCCTTGACTGTTACTTACTCGCTGTTGACGTCGCTGGTGGTCGCATTGACTGTCGTTCCGCTGCTGAGCTCCGTGATGCTGCGGAACACATCCATGAAAGAGCATGAGCCGTCCAAGTGGTTTCAGCGGTTTCTTAAGTGGAACCTGAACCGTAAATGGGTGTCACTGTCGCTGGGGCTGATCATTCTGATAGCTTCAATCGCCGCGTATATGAACATGCCTAAAGGGGCGCTGGACGCTTCAGATGCGAGCAGTGTCGCGATCGAACTGAAATACCCGAATGATACGCCGGTCGCTCAGGTTCTTGAACAGGGGAAACGGCTGGAACAGGAAATTATGAAGCAGCCTCAGGCGAAGACGGTAATTATGCAGTCCGGGAACAGTGCCGATTCCGCCAAATGGGGCAACCTATCCTCGCCTACATTGGTCAACTATTCAGTAGTAATGAAGGAAAATGCCGACGCCCAAGCATTTATCGATAAAATCCGGGGGCTGCAAAGCAGTTATCCCGGAGCAAGCCTGGCGGCTAACGAAGGCGGCATGATGGGTTCGAGTTCGACCAATGAGTACATTGATATTGTCGGCGATGACCTGACCAAGATTACCGCCGCGGCGGATCAGGTTATGGACAAGGTGAAGACGATTGACGGCATCCGGAAAATCTCCAGCAACATGGAGGATACGAAGCCGGTCTTTGCCTTCAAAGTGAATCCGGCGCAGGCCAACGCGCAGGAAATATCGATGCAGCTGGCCGGTATGCTGAATCCGATGCCGCTGGGTCAGATGGAGCTGAACGGTTCTTCGGCTGCGGTCGTATTATCTCCACTCGCTCAGCCTAAATCGCAAACGGACCTGCAGGGAATCACGCTGATGACTTCCACGGGGCCTAAGCAGCTGTCACAGCTTGCGACCCTGGAAGTGCGGAACGAACCGGCCATGCTGTACCGCAAAGACGGCAAACCATATGCGCGAATTACTGCCGAAGTTGATCCGAAGAAGGTTTCCGAAATCGGGGCCTCGATCAAAAAAGAAACCGACAGCATCAAGCTGCCTGAAGGCGTAACCCTCGTATCGGGCGGCGCATCCGCCGACCAGGCGGGCGATTTCAAGGATCTCGGAATGACGGCGCTCATTTCCATCGGTCTTATCTACCTGATCATGGTGATCACGTTCAAGACGCTTCGCGCACCGCTGGCGATTATTTTCTCGCTGCCGCTGGCAGCCATTGGAGCCGTTATCGGTCTGCTTGTATCGGGAGTAACCCCCGACTTCACTGCTGTATTCGGCGCGCTGATGCTGATCGGCATTGTAGTTACGAACGCCATTGTGCTGATTGACCGCGTTAAGCATAACGAGGAGCATATGAGCATTCGCGAAGCGCTGCTCGAAGCGGCGGGAACGCGGATGCGGCCGATTCTGATGACGGCCATCGCCACAATCTGCGCCATGCTGCCGCTGCTGTTCGGCCATTCCGAGCAGGGCAGCATCGTCTCGCAAAGCCTGGCGATTGTCGTTGTCGGCGGCTTGACCGCCGCCACAGTGCTGACCCTGGTTGTAGTGCCGGCCATTTACGAGCTGTTCTACTTCCGCAAGTCGGCGAAGCAGCGCAAAAAAGCGTTGAAACAAGCGGCGTAA
- a CDS encoding cation:proton antiporter, translating to MEFILTLLLILLFTKLAGHLSVALGQPSVLGKLIVGIVLGPAVLGWIQNGEFIHEMSEIGVLLLMFIAGLETDLDQLRRNWKSSFAVAVGGIILPLFGGMGIVELFGFSYSHALFLGAILSATSVSISAQVLKDMNKLNSREGSTILGAAVVDDVLVVILLAVLMSFFGAGESVPLGLLIGKKLLFFAVAILAGWLIVPRMLKWLSPLKVTEATASIAIVICLAYSWFAEWTGMAGIIGAFAAGLAVSQTAFKHTVEHKLEPIAYTVFVPVFFVSIGLNVSFEGVLGQIGFVILLSLAAVLTKLIGGGLGARLTGFDTRSSVVIGSGMISRGEVALIIAATGLQSGLLLPEYFTSVIIVVIATTLLTPPMLKYVFREPVKLDEGE from the coding sequence ATGGAATTTATTTTGACTTTATTGCTGATTCTACTGTTCACCAAGCTCGCCGGGCATCTGTCTGTCGCTCTCGGCCAGCCGTCCGTTCTCGGCAAACTGATTGTGGGCATCGTGCTTGGTCCGGCGGTGCTGGGCTGGATTCAGAATGGAGAATTTATTCACGAAATGTCTGAAATCGGCGTGCTGCTGCTCATGTTCATCGCGGGACTTGAGACGGACCTGGATCAGCTTCGGCGCAACTGGAAATCGTCCTTTGCCGTGGCGGTAGGGGGAATTATTCTTCCGCTGTTTGGCGGAATGGGGATTGTGGAGCTATTCGGTTTTTCTTATTCGCATGCCTTGTTTCTAGGGGCGATTCTTAGCGCAACCTCCGTCAGCATTTCGGCGCAGGTGCTTAAGGATATGAACAAGCTGAATTCCCGGGAGGGCTCAACCATACTGGGAGCGGCCGTTGTCGACGACGTACTGGTCGTTATTTTGCTGGCGGTGCTGATGAGCTTCTTCGGTGCGGGAGAATCGGTGCCGCTGGGCCTCTTGATCGGTAAAAAGCTGCTCTTCTTCGCTGTCGCTATCCTCGCCGGCTGGCTGATTGTCCCCCGGATGCTCAAATGGCTGTCTCCCCTTAAAGTAACGGAGGCGACCGCCAGCATAGCGATTGTCATCTGTTTGGCCTACTCCTGGTTCGCCGAATGGACCGGAATGGCCGGCATTATCGGCGCGTTCGCCGCCGGGCTGGCCGTCTCGCAGACCGCCTTCAAGCACACGGTGGAACATAAGCTGGAGCCCATCGCTTACACCGTCTTCGTGCCCGTCTTTTTTGTCAGTATCGGACTTAACGTTTCCTTTGAGGGAGTTCTCGGGCAGATCGGCTTTGTGATCCTCTTGTCGCTTGCGGCGGTGCTGACCAAGCTGATCGGCGGCGGACTTGGCGCGCGTCTGACAGGTTTTGATACCCGTTCATCGGTGGTGATCGGTTCAGGCATGATCTCCCGGGGCGAGGTCGCTCTGATCATTGCCGCCACGGGACTTCAAAGCGGACTGCTGCTGCCGGAGTATTTCACTTCGGTTATTATTGTCGTGATTGCCACTACGCTGCTCACCCCGCCGATGCTGAAATACGTCTTTCGCGAGCCGGTGAAGCTGGACGAAGGGGAATAG